From a single Pseudophryne corroboree isolate aPseCor3 chromosome 6, aPseCor3.hap2, whole genome shotgun sequence genomic region:
- the LOC134934026 gene encoding olfactory receptor 11A1-like: MRVTGRPWQDNDMEQVTYKNNITSVILVGFPNLQYFNIPLFLLLFIIYSVTISGNLLIMILFLLSKHLQTPMYFFITQLSLFDIMLTTDILPNLLNIVLYDGCTMSLIGCIIQFNFFATSESSECLLLSVMSYDRYLAICHPLHYNNIINHRFCVKSMTIIWMTSFIMIIIDLQSMCSLHFCGPNVIDHFYCDFEPILQLSCSDTTIIHIETLVMVILAIMGPFIIIVMSYVYIVFTILKIPSFTGRQKAFSTCSSHLMVVSIFYGTLIIVYVYPTKRFWIISKILALFYTVITPLLNPIIYTFRNKDFKKAFDKIKHFNFCKKW; this comes from the exons ATGAGAGTAACTGGAAGGCCATGGCAAGACAATGACATGGAGCAG GTAACATACAAGAACAATATCACCTCAGTCATACTTGTGGGTTTTCCAAATCTTCAATACTTTAATATCCCCCTGTTCTTACTTCTGTTCATCATCTACTCTGTGACCATCTCTGGAAACCTCCTAATCATGATTTTATTTCTACTGAGCAAACACCTTCAGACCCCCATGTACTTCTTCATTACACAGCTATCATTGTTTGACAtcatgctgactacagatattctcCCAAACCTTCTGAACATTGTGCTGTATGACGGTTGCACTATGTCACTTATAGGATGCATCATTCAGTTTAATTTCTTTGCTACATCAGAGTCTTCAGAATGTCTTCTTCTGTCTGTGATGTCCTATGATCGGTATCTGGCCATCTGTCACCCTTTGcactataataatataataaatcacAGGTTTTGTGTGAAATCTATGACTATAATTTGGATGACGAGTTTTATAATGATAATAATTGATTTGCAGTCTATGTGCAGTTTGCACTTCTGTGGACCAAATGTTATTGACCATTTCTACTGTGACTTTGAACCCATATTGCAGCTTTCCTGCTCTGATACCACCATAATTCATATTGAGACTTTGGTGATGGTTATTTTAGCAATTATGGGACCCTTCATAATCATTGTGATGTCATATGTGTATATTGTGTTTACTATTCTAAAGATACCGTCATTTACTGGAAGAcaaaaagccttctccacctgcagctCTCACCTGATGGTGGTTTCCATATTTTATGGAACACTAATCATTGTTTATGTGTATCCAACAAAGCGCTTCTGGATAATCAGCAAGATCCTGGCTCTGTTTTACACTGTGATAACTCCTTTGCTAAATCCTATAATATATACTTTCAGAAACAAAGATTTTAAGAAAGCCTTTGATAAAATAAAACACTTTAATTTCTGCAAGAAATGGTGA